In Streptomyces sp. NBC_01426, one genomic interval encodes:
- a CDS encoding mechanosensitive ion channel family protein, whose protein sequence is MNRTLVLHDWLVAGIALAAGGAGGLLLRALLRWLGKHALRTRWSGDDIIVHGLRTLAPGAAVIAGTAVAASTLPLTTRVAGFVNQTLTALLILIATLAAARVVAGLVQSLAQSRTGVAGSATIFVNITRVVVLAMGFLVALETVGVSIAPLLTALGVGGLAVALALQDTLANLFAGVHILASKTVQPGDYIRLTSGEEGYVVDINWRNTVVRNLSNNLVIIPNGRLARTNMTNFTQPEQQLSILVQVGVGYESDLEHVERVTLEVVDSVMVDINGAVPDHEGAVRFHTFADSRINFTVILGVGEFSDQYRIKHEFIKRLHRRFRAEGISIPAPTRTVALRPEDDFRPSPTASIPHQREVPPSVPMDSAR, encoded by the coding sequence TTGAACCGGACCCTCGTGTTGCACGACTGGCTGGTGGCCGGCATCGCGTTGGCCGCGGGCGGCGCGGGCGGTCTGCTCCTGCGGGCCCTGCTGCGCTGGCTCGGCAAGCACGCCCTCAGGACGCGCTGGAGCGGCGACGACATCATCGTCCACGGGCTGCGCACCCTCGCCCCGGGCGCGGCGGTCATCGCGGGCACGGCGGTGGCGGCCTCGACCCTGCCCCTGACCACGAGGGTCGCGGGCTTCGTGAACCAGACCCTCACCGCCCTGCTGATCCTCATCGCCACGCTCGCCGCCGCCCGCGTCGTCGCGGGGCTCGTGCAGTCCCTGGCGCAGTCGCGGACCGGAGTCGCCGGATCGGCGACCATCTTCGTGAACATCACACGCGTCGTCGTCCTCGCGATGGGGTTCCTCGTCGCCCTCGAAACGGTCGGCGTCTCCATCGCGCCCCTGCTCACCGCGCTGGGCGTCGGCGGACTCGCGGTCGCCCTGGCCCTCCAGGACACCCTCGCCAACCTCTTCGCGGGCGTGCACATCCTCGCCTCCAAGACGGTGCAGCCCGGTGACTACATCCGTCTCACCAGCGGGGAGGAGGGCTATGTCGTCGACATCAACTGGCGCAACACCGTGGTGCGCAACCTGTCGAACAACCTGGTGATCATCCCCAACGGCCGGTTGGCGCGCACGAACATGACCAACTTCACGCAGCCCGAGCAGCAGTTGTCGATCCTGGTCCAGGTCGGGGTGGGCTACGAAAGCGACCTGGAGCACGTGGAACGGGTGACGCTGGAGGTCGTCGACAGCGTGATGGTGGACATCAACGGGGCGGTCCCCGACCACGAAGGGGCCGTCCGCTTCCACACGTTCGCCGACTCCCGGATCAACTTCACGGTGATCCTCGGCGTCGGGGAGTTCAGCGACCAGTACCGGATCAAGCACGAGTTCATCAAGCGGCTCCACCGGCGCTTCCGGGCGGAGGGCATCTCCATCCCCGCGCCCACCCGCACGGTCGCGCTGCGCCCCGAGGACGATTTCCGGCCGTCACCGACCGCATCGATCCCGCACCAGCGGGAGGTCCCGCCGTCGGTGCCGATGGACAGCGCACGGTAG
- a CDS encoding alpha/beta hydrolase, with protein sequence MVRRGLSLTGAVLATVFYCLSLTPALLPRPWWLQGVEAGVTAALGYALGAVLGTVTRALAGRRLILPARSPQRAAWSAVAGVCLVAVVVTTAFSVSWQGDMRRAVGMRPQVVWWQWALVPVLASLVAGLLLCAARGLRLAARTVARPLTWLVPRSVAYGTGIALVAFLVVGFVQGFLLKGVLHVVENGASLTDQGTSRGVVRPTSTTLSGGDGSYTPWDTLGAKGRDFVGGASTRADIARFTGRDAKDPVRVYVGLRTADSLDERARLAVRELERAGGFERDVLAVMGTTGTGWVNDQGSRPLEYLWFGDSALVAMQYSYLPSWVSVLTEDEAADASRALFTAVYDKWRTLPAETRPKLLAYGESLGSYAMENAVGGTLKGLTSRTDGALFVGPTYANPLWRTLTDGRAPDSPSWRPVVGDGARVRFAQVPSDLAIPPAPWTGPRSVYLQNGSDPVVWWSPELAFRQPDWLDDPRARDVSPAMHWYPVLTFWQVVCDLAGADGVPEGHGHRYGTMPTTAWGQITRPPGWTPERTAALAAHLGGRPRH encoded by the coding sequence ATGGTGCGCCGGGGGCTCTCCCTGACCGGTGCCGTGCTGGCGACGGTCTTCTACTGCCTGTCCCTGACGCCGGCCCTGCTGCCCCGCCCGTGGTGGCTCCAGGGGGTGGAAGCGGGGGTGACCGCGGCCCTGGGGTACGCGCTCGGCGCGGTCCTCGGCACGGTCACGCGGGCGCTGGCCGGGCGCAGGCTGATCCTTCCCGCCCGGTCCCCGCAGCGCGCCGCGTGGTCGGCGGTGGCCGGGGTCTGCCTGGTCGCCGTCGTCGTGACGACCGCGTTCAGCGTGTCCTGGCAGGGCGACATGCGCCGGGCCGTCGGGATGCGGCCCCAGGTCGTGTGGTGGCAGTGGGCGCTGGTGCCCGTCCTCGCGAGCCTCGTCGCCGGGCTGCTCCTGTGTGCGGCGCGTGGCCTCAGGTTGGCCGCCCGCACGGTGGCGCGGCCGCTGACGTGGTTGGTCCCGCGCTCGGTCGCCTACGGCACGGGGATCGCCCTGGTCGCCTTCCTCGTCGTCGGTTTCGTCCAGGGCTTCCTGCTCAAGGGCGTCCTCCACGTGGTGGAGAACGGGGCGTCCCTGACGGACCAGGGGACGAGCAGGGGCGTGGTCCGCCCGACCTCCACGACGCTGTCGGGAGGCGACGGCTCGTACACGCCCTGGGACACCCTGGGGGCGAAGGGCCGCGACTTCGTCGGCGGGGCGAGCACCCGCGCGGACATCGCGCGTTTCACCGGGCGGGACGCCAAGGATCCGGTCCGGGTGTACGTGGGTCTGCGTACGGCGGACTCCCTCGACGAGCGGGCCCGGCTCGCCGTCCGCGAACTGGAGCGCGCCGGGGGGTTCGAGCGGGACGTGCTCGCCGTGATGGGCACGACGGGCACCGGCTGGGTCAACGACCAGGGAAGCCGGCCGCTGGAGTACCTCTGGTTCGGCGACAGCGCGTTGGTGGCCATGCAGTACTCGTACCTGCCCAGTTGGGTGTCCGTCCTCACCGAGGACGAGGCGGCCGACGCGAGCAGGGCGCTGTTCACGGCGGTGTACGACAAGTGGCGGACGCTGCCCGCCGAGACCCGGCCGAAGCTGCTCGCGTACGGCGAGAGCCTGGGTTCGTACGCCATGGAGAACGCCGTCGGCGGCACGCTGAAGGGCCTGACGAGCCGCACCGACGGAGCGTTGTTCGTCGGCCCCACGTACGCCAACCCGCTCTGGAGGACGCTCACGGACGGCCGTGCCCCCGACAGCCCGTCGTGGCGGCCCGTGGTCGGCGACGGGGCACGGGTGCGCTTCGCGCAGGTCCCCTCGGACCTCGCGATTCCGCCCGCGCCGTGGACGGGCCCGCGCTCGGTGTACCTCCAGAACGGTTCGGATCCCGTGGTGTGGTGGTCGCCGGAACTCGCCTTTCGGCAGCCCGACTGGCTCGACGACCCCAGGGCGCGGGACGTGTCGCCCGCGATGCACTGGTATCCGGTGCTGACGTTCTGGCAGGTGGTGTGCGACCTGGCCGGCGCCGACGGCGTGCCCGAGGGGCACGGGCACCGTTACGGCACGATGCCGACGACCGCCTGGGGCCAGATCACCCGGCCCCCGGGCTGGACGCCCGAACGGACCGCCGCGCTCGCCGCGCACCTGGGCGGCCGGCCCCGGCACTGA
- a CDS encoding ATP-binding protein — protein MSDVTDPQGWASQPLLERESEVLAIHRAVDELCGTSRTGPTTRRGGVLTFAGAGGIGKTTLLTEARRHAAERSCTVLFARGGEQEKQVPFHVMRQLIQPTFAAMTEEERRDVLGNWYSIVAPALGLTAAPKGPTAPDPQGVRDGLDWVVTHLTVRSAPVVLVVDDAHWADAESLAWLTAFAARAEELAMLILVACRPNEIPADAASLRALMSRQGTRPHELATLTTSAVARIVRDALGESADDVFCRECWAITGGNPFEVVELAMKGRDRGLKPHQDNIPQLRDLASAVKGSGLIDRLEQLGPSTVRLAWAAAVLGTAVPISIVGSVAALGEAQAAEAIDQLRNARILTVLTSLRRQEVVEFFHPLIATAVYRSIPPGVRVGMHGMAAQAMVDDGFGAAAAARHLLEMHPEGDPWVVQQLRQAARESFSAGAPDAARRYLARALREPPDMEDRAEVLFELGSANLLHDPATTINQLRAALEEPKTEQALREAITYRLAQALAHTGQMAEAAGLLADEARLSTSSRTRLRMQAEQFKWNSVRLDEENSPARSRLLAQFAKRLSGRGLPERHILGLRAWDAAMRGEPVGTALDYAEQALTGGMSWTDQDFGFEVPAVVAVTLMYCDQPGRAEELFNTGIVEFEAKGWRGAHLSFVYTLLGYVRYRRGRLAEAEDFVRNGLQIADRVGHGIPAQWYAIGTLIETLLARGNTAEAQRVAQTYKLAEGLPKAVVYPDPQAVWGKLLLAQGRIDEAEQQLSAAGKRLDLRGTRNPSWSPWQLDLALAQVTHEPDQARATATEALARARAFGAASVIGQSLRVLATTMDPSRAALLLQEAVGHLEQSPAACELAHALVDHGAALHTLGDPHQAAQQLYRGMETAAACGADALAARARSQLASAGLRPRRLHTFEQDTLTIAEHAVARHAALGLDNAAIARELGTDVRTASELLSASFTKLGTDRLGLRRALGI, from the coding sequence ATGTCAGACGTCACGGACCCGCAGGGGTGGGCTTCCCAACCTTTACTTGAGCGGGAATCCGAAGTTCTCGCGATCCACCGCGCGGTGGACGAACTGTGCGGCACCTCGCGCACCGGCCCCACCACTCGCCGTGGTGGCGTGCTGACCTTCGCCGGAGCGGGTGGCATCGGCAAGACGACCCTGCTCACGGAGGCCCGTCGGCATGCCGCCGAGCGGTCCTGCACCGTGCTGTTCGCACGGGGCGGCGAGCAGGAGAAGCAAGTGCCGTTCCACGTGATGCGGCAACTCATACAACCCACGTTCGCCGCCATGACCGAGGAGGAGCGGCGCGATGTCCTCGGCAACTGGTACAGCATCGTCGCGCCGGCGCTCGGACTGACCGCCGCCCCGAAGGGCCCGACGGCGCCCGACCCGCAGGGTGTGCGCGACGGCCTGGACTGGGTGGTCACCCACCTGACCGTGCGCAGCGCACCCGTGGTGCTGGTCGTCGACGACGCGCACTGGGCGGACGCGGAGTCCCTGGCCTGGCTGACCGCCTTCGCGGCGCGGGCCGAGGAACTGGCCATGCTGATCCTCGTGGCCTGTCGGCCCAACGAGATCCCCGCCGACGCCGCCTCGCTGCGGGCCCTGATGAGTCGGCAGGGAACACGTCCGCACGAGCTGGCCACGCTCACCACGAGCGCGGTGGCACGCATCGTCCGCGACGCCCTCGGCGAGAGCGCCGACGACGTGTTCTGTCGAGAGTGTTGGGCGATCACCGGCGGAAACCCCTTCGAGGTCGTCGAGTTGGCGATGAAGGGTCGCGATCGTGGGCTGAAGCCCCACCAGGACAACATTCCGCAGCTGCGCGACCTGGCCTCCGCCGTCAAGGGCAGCGGGCTCATCGACCGCCTCGAACAGCTCGGGCCGTCCACGGTCCGGCTCGCGTGGGCCGCCGCCGTCCTGGGTACCGCCGTCCCGATAAGCATCGTCGGAAGCGTGGCGGCGCTCGGTGAGGCGCAGGCCGCGGAGGCCATCGACCAACTGCGCAACGCCCGCATCCTGACCGTCCTCACCAGCCTGCGCCGGCAGGAGGTCGTCGAGTTCTTCCATCCGCTCATCGCGACCGCCGTGTACCGGTCGATTCCGCCGGGCGTGCGCGTCGGCATGCACGGGATGGCCGCGCAGGCCATGGTCGACGACGGTTTCGGCGCCGCGGCCGCCGCCCGCCACCTGCTGGAGATGCATCCCGAGGGCGACCCCTGGGTGGTGCAGCAGCTGCGCCAGGCCGCACGCGAGAGCTTCTCCGCGGGAGCCCCCGACGCCGCCCGCCGCTACCTGGCCCGAGCGCTGCGCGAGCCGCCGGACATGGAGGACCGGGCCGAGGTGCTGTTCGAGCTCGGCTCCGCCAACCTGCTGCACGATCCCGCGACGACCATCAACCAGCTCCGGGCCGCCCTGGAGGAACCCAAGACCGAACAGGCGCTGCGGGAGGCGATCACCTACCGGCTCGCCCAGGCACTCGCCCACACGGGGCAGATGGCGGAGGCGGCCGGTCTCCTCGCGGACGAGGCAAGGCTGTCCACGAGTTCCCGCACCCGACTGCGCATGCAGGCGGAGCAGTTCAAGTGGAACTCGGTCCGGTTGGACGAGGAGAACTCACCCGCCCGGTCCCGGCTCCTGGCCCAGTTCGCCAAGCGCCTGAGCGGCCGCGGCCTGCCCGAGCGGCACATCCTGGGGCTGCGGGCCTGGGACGCCGCGATGCGCGGCGAGCCCGTCGGCACCGCTCTGGACTACGCGGAGCAGGCGCTGACCGGCGGCATGAGCTGGACCGACCAGGACTTCGGGTTCGAGGTGCCGGCGGTCGTGGCCGTCACGCTCATGTACTGCGACCAGCCGGGCCGTGCGGAGGAGCTGTTCAACACCGGCATCGTGGAGTTCGAGGCGAAGGGCTGGCGCGGAGCGCACCTGTCGTTCGTCTACACCCTGCTGGGTTACGTGCGCTACCGGCGCGGACGGCTCGCCGAGGCCGAGGACTTCGTGCGCAACGGCCTGCAGATCGCCGACCGTGTCGGGCACGGCATCCCGGCGCAGTGGTACGCGATCGGCACGCTCATCGAGACGCTGCTCGCCCGCGGGAACACGGCCGAGGCGCAGCGGGTCGCCCAGACCTACAAGCTGGCGGAGGGTCTGCCCAAGGCCGTGGTCTATCCCGACCCGCAGGCCGTCTGGGGCAAGCTCCTGCTGGCGCAGGGACGGATCGACGAGGCGGAGCAACAGCTCAGCGCGGCGGGCAAGCGGCTCGACCTGCGCGGCACGCGCAATCCGTCGTGGAGTCCGTGGCAGCTGGACCTGGCTCTGGCGCAGGTCACCCACGAGCCCGACCAGGCACGCGCCACGGCGACCGAGGCGTTGGCGCGGGCCCGCGCGTTCGGGGCGGCGAGCGTGATCGGGCAGTCCCTGCGCGTCCTGGCGACGACCATGGACCCGTCCCGGGCGGCCCTCCTGTTGCAGGAGGCCGTGGGTCATCTCGAACAGTCGCCGGCCGCGTGTGAACTCGCGCACGCGCTCGTCGACCACGGTGCGGCGCTGCACACCCTGGGCGATCCGCACCAGGCGGCCCAGCAGCTGTACCGCGGCATGGAGACCGCCGCGGCCTGCGGTGCCGACGCGCTCGCGGCCCGGGCCCGCTCCCAACTCGCCTCGGCGGGACTGCGCCCGCGCCGTCTGCACACCTTCGAGCAGGACACGTTGACGATCGCCGAGCACGCGGTGGCGCGGCACGCCGCGCTCGGGCTCGACAACGCGGCGATCGCGCGGGAGTTGGGCACGGACGTGCGGACGGCGTCGGAGCTGCTGTCGGCTTCCTTCACCAAGCTGGGCACCGATCGCCTCGGCCTGCGGAGGGCGCTGGGGATCTGA
- a CDS encoding cytochrome P450 — protein MATQVEHSGPAVNAPVAPGRLPLLGHALQLWRQPIAFLESLREHGDIVRLDIGTWPVHVLTSPEHVHAVLVQQAQRFGRGRIFDRLRPVFGNGIVTTDGEFHRKQRRMMQPAFHRNHITDYTEVMSRQAEAMSASWTAGREISMVTEARGYAMSSVAEMIFSGELSRPAVTEVHRSLPIVLEGMLVRAVMPKALDRLPIPYNQRFDAAAGRLRRTIDEVIAQYSAEKGAEGHDLLSLLLSSVDAESGATMAAEQVRDEVLAIMLAGTETSATTLAWVFHELGRHPEVERRLHEEVDAVVGTRPVRADDIPELTYTNHVFQEALRLHSPLLFTRRALSPLTLGGVAIPEGAELAYSPYALHRDPALFRDPTVFDPDRWRQEGNERGRAQKYIPFGAGQHKCIGDSFAVTEILTAVASVASRWRLVPAPGVTVREVPAGIPQPSELPMIPVARH, from the coding sequence ATGGCTACGCAAGTGGAACATTCCGGCCCCGCGGTCAACGCCCCCGTCGCACCGGGGCGGTTACCGCTCCTGGGTCACGCACTACAGCTGTGGCGACAGCCGATTGCGTTCCTGGAGTCGTTGCGCGAGCACGGAGACATCGTGCGCCTCGACATCGGTACGTGGCCCGTGCACGTCCTCACCAGCCCGGAGCACGTGCACGCCGTACTGGTGCAACAGGCGCAGCGCTTCGGCCGTGGACGGATCTTCGACCGGCTGCGCCCGGTGTTCGGCAACGGCATCGTGACGACCGACGGCGAGTTCCACCGCAAGCAGCGCCGGATGATGCAACCGGCCTTCCACCGCAACCACATCACCGACTACACCGAGGTGATGAGCCGGCAAGCGGAGGCCATGTCCGCGTCGTGGACGGCAGGACGGGAGATCTCGATGGTCACCGAGGCGCGCGGGTACGCGATGTCGTCGGTGGCCGAGATGATCTTCTCCGGTGAGCTGAGCCGGCCTGCGGTCACGGAGGTGCACCGCTCGTTGCCCATCGTCCTGGAGGGCATGCTGGTCCGCGCGGTCATGCCCAAGGCCCTGGACCGGCTTCCGATCCCGTACAACCAGCGGTTCGACGCGGCGGCCGGGCGTCTGCGCCGGACCATCGACGAGGTGATCGCGCAGTACAGCGCGGAGAAGGGCGCGGAGGGCCACGACCTCCTCTCGCTGTTGCTGTCCAGCGTGGATGCCGAGTCGGGCGCGACGATGGCCGCCGAGCAGGTGCGCGACGAGGTGCTCGCCATCATGCTGGCCGGCACGGAGACCTCGGCCACCACCCTCGCCTGGGTCTTCCACGAACTCGGCCGCCACCCGGAGGTGGAGAGGCGCCTCCACGAGGAGGTCGACGCGGTGGTGGGCACCCGCCCCGTCCGCGCCGACGACATACCCGAACTCACCTACACGAACCACGTGTTCCAGGAGGCACTGCGGCTGCACTCACCGCTGCTGTTCACCAGGCGGGCACTGTCACCCCTCACCCTGGGCGGCGTGGCGATCCCCGAGGGCGCCGAACTGGCCTACAGCCCCTACGCGTTGCACCGGGACCCTGCGCTGTTCCGGGACCCCACGGTCTTCGACCCGGACCGCTGGCGACAGGAGGGGAACGAGCGGGGGCGGGCCCAGAAGTACATCCCGTTCGGGGCGGGGCAGCACAAGTGCATAGGCGACTCGTTCGCGGTGACGGAGATCCTGACCGCGGTGGCGAGCGTGGCGTCCCGCTGGCGACTGGTGCCCGCGCCCGGCGTGACGGTCCGTGAGGTGCCCGCAGGGATACCCCAACCCAGCGAACTGCCCATGATTCCCGTGGCGCGGCACTAG
- a CDS encoding terpene synthase family protein, whose amino-acid sequence MAQLDFFSVPDFHLPFGNSKHPQAARANNEATSWALRHELVTDASEQFAGIGFGHLAGRVSGEVPYEKVVLLAEWMAWSFVLDDQHDHLIRTGELAAWRPVTDTITTYLATGRTGAASSRPNPLVSGFIDLCDRILAGMSEVTAARYRSHVPLMLGSLDQEAGNRGDEGHPSVEDYILMRRHSSQMLPMMDVVEAGLGIDVPPHLHELPEFQALIASSVDIISWGNDVFSLPKEYSCGDNNNLVSLISAWEGRSLGDAVRAVEGRIQTRIEEYLSGKDRLFQVIDARGDVDPAVRATVSRCVRSYEDWMIGADLWQRYECTRYRDERFAAGLESAYIRPDLVSVA is encoded by the coding sequence ATGGCCCAGCTCGACTTTTTCTCCGTTCCCGATTTCCACCTTCCGTTCGGGAACTCCAAGCATCCACAGGCCGCGCGAGCCAACAACGAGGCCACGTCGTGGGCCCTGCGTCACGAGCTCGTCACCGATGCCTCGGAGCAGTTCGCGGGGATCGGCTTCGGCCATCTCGCCGGCCGCGTCAGCGGTGAGGTGCCCTATGAGAAGGTCGTCCTCCTCGCCGAGTGGATGGCCTGGTCCTTCGTCCTGGACGACCAGCACGACCACCTCATCAGGACGGGCGAGTTGGCGGCCTGGCGGCCCGTCACCGACACGATCACCACCTACCTAGCCACGGGCAGGACGGGCGCGGCGTCCTCGCGGCCGAATCCGCTGGTCAGCGGGTTCATCGACCTGTGCGACCGGATCCTCGCCGGCATGTCCGAGGTGACCGCCGCCCGCTACCGGTCCCATGTCCCCCTGATGTTGGGCTCCTTGGACCAGGAGGCGGGCAATCGCGGCGACGAGGGGCACCCCTCGGTCGAGGACTACATCCTGATGCGGCGTCACAGCTCGCAGATGCTGCCGATGATGGACGTGGTCGAGGCGGGCCTGGGCATCGACGTGCCGCCGCACCTCCACGAACTCCCGGAGTTCCAGGCCCTCATCGCGAGTTCGGTGGACATCATCTCGTGGGGCAACGACGTGTTCTCGCTGCCGAAGGAGTACTCCTGCGGGGACAACAACAACCTCGTCTCGCTCATCTCCGCGTGGGAGGGGCGCAGCCTCGGCGACGCGGTCCGGGCCGTCGAGGGGCGCATCCAGACCCGCATCGAGGAGTACCTGTCCGGAAAGGACCGCCTGTTCCAGGTCATTGACGCCCGGGGTGACGTCGATCCCGCCGTGCGGGCCACCGTCTCCCGCTGCGTGCGCAGTTATGAGGACTGGATGATCGGCGCGGATCTGTGGCAGCGTTACGAGTGCACGAGGTACCGCGACGAACGGTTCGCGGCCGGGCTGGAGTCTGCGTACATCCGCCCGGATCTCGTCTCGGTGGCATGA
- a CDS encoding TOBE domain-containing protein: protein MSLSIRNQLSGTVTSVTTGEAMATVKVRLAGGQDITAAITTDAVRDLGFTEGSAVKALVKSTEVSLATAPVEGISIRNQIPGTVTDVATGGAMGSVKVTVEGGELTAAITKDAVEALGLTAGTSVVALVKSTEISLATA, encoded by the coding sequence ATGAGCCTGAGCATCCGCAACCAGTTGTCCGGCACCGTCACCTCCGTCACGACGGGCGAGGCCATGGCGACCGTGAAGGTGCGCCTGGCGGGCGGCCAGGACATCACCGCGGCGATCACCACCGACGCGGTCAGGGACCTCGGGTTCACCGAGGGCTCCGCGGTCAAGGCCCTCGTGAAGTCCACCGAGGTCTCCCTGGCGACCGCTCCGGTGGAGGGCATCTCCATCCGCAACCAGATCCCGGGCACCGTCACCGACGTCGCCACCGGCGGCGCCATGGGCTCCGTCAAGGTGACCGTGGAGGGCGGCGAGCTGACCGCCGCCATCACCAAGGACGCCGTCGAGGCCCTCGGTCTGACGGCCGGGACCTCCGTCGTGGCCCTCGTCAAGTCGACCGAGATCTCCCTCGCCACCGCCTGA
- the argJ gene encoding bifunctional glutamate N-acetyltransferase/amino-acid acetyltransferase ArgJ, translating into MSELNPIGFHTFVANLGVKDTTRDFTVVVSEHPCAAAAVFTQSRFAGPSVLLSREHVADGSARAVVTVSKNANVANGERGVRDAEEVVALTAALVGCAPQEVLIGSTGVIGRPYPMETMRAGIPGVRAGEEPDFDAVSEAIMTTDTHPKLARARIGSATLVGVAKGVGMLEPDMATLLTYYFTDAALPAAELDAVFRRVMNRTFNCVSVDSDTSTSDTAVILANGAAAEVDPAEFEAALYSVAEDLTKQVARDGEGATKLIEVVVDRARDEEQARRVAKAIVNSPLVKTAVHGSDPNWGRVAMAVGKCKDDTDIDPDRVVIRFGDLVVYPQAEPDLAGLTEVMNADEVLIHVSLATGTAAARVWGCDLGDGYVRINADYTT; encoded by the coding sequence GTGTCGGAGCTGAACCCCATCGGATTCCACACCTTTGTAGCGAACCTCGGCGTCAAGGACACCACCCGCGACTTCACGGTGGTGGTCTCCGAGCACCCCTGCGCCGCGGCGGCCGTGTTCACGCAGTCCCGGTTCGCCGGACCGAGCGTGCTGCTCAGCCGCGAGCACGTGGCCGACGGATCGGCGCGCGCAGTGGTCACCGTGTCCAAGAACGCCAACGTCGCGAACGGGGAACGCGGCGTCCGGGACGCCGAGGAGGTCGTGGCGCTGACCGCGGCCCTGGTGGGCTGCGCGCCCCAGGAGGTGCTGATCGGATCGACCGGGGTCATCGGACGCCCGTACCCGATGGAGACGATGCGGGCGGGGATCCCCGGTGTACGGGCCGGCGAGGAACCCGACTTCGACGCCGTCTCCGAGGCCATCATGACCACGGACACCCATCCGAAGCTCGCGCGGGCGCGGATCGGATCGGCGACCCTGGTCGGAGTCGCCAAGGGCGTCGGCATGTTGGAGCCCGACATGGCCACGCTCCTCACGTACTACTTCACCGACGCGGCCCTGCCCGCCGCCGAACTCGACGCCGTGTTCCGGCGGGTGATGAACCGGACCTTCAACTGTGTGAGCGTGGACTCCGACACCTCCACCAGCGACACCGCCGTGATCCTCGCCAACGGAGCGGCCGCAGAGGTGGACCCCGCGGAGTTCGAGGCGGCCCTGTACTCCGTGGCGGAGGACCTCACCAAGCAGGTCGCCCGGGACGGGGAGGGCGCCACCAAGCTCATCGAGGTGGTCGTGGACCGGGCGCGGGACGAGGAGCAGGCCCGCCGGGTGGCGAAGGCGATCGTCAACTCGCCGCTGGTGAAGACCGCCGTGCACGGATCCGACCCCAACTGGGGGCGGGTCGCGATGGCCGTCGGCAAGTGCAAGGACGACACCGACATCGACCCGGACCGGGTCGTGATCCGATTCGGCGACCTGGTCGTCTACCCGCAGGCCGAGCCCGACCTGGCCGGGCTGACCGAGGTCATGAACGCGGACGAGGTGCTGATCCACGTCTCGCTCGCGACCGGCACCGCGGCCGCCCGCGTCTGGGGCTGCGACCTGGGTGACGGCTACGTCCGGATCAACGCCGACTACACCACCTGA
- a CDS encoding DUF5709 domain-containing protein gives MVDETNGQGDDVYQPQDTDQTSEGQPDMENALDEPNADLGLDEGYRTAADRPSVVTRHGTTGREQSEGQSLEERLAQEVPEIGDAPRAPFLLDEDGVGRLVSVTEAGSRRNTDVMGFDAGDDAGEESAEEAAMHVVGRNVAAGTSESRHHILPWEDSPETEEETETETATATEAEPTG, from the coding sequence ATGGTCGATGAAACGAATGGCCAGGGCGACGACGTGTACCAGCCCCAGGACACCGACCAGACGTCCGAGGGACAGCCGGACATGGAGAACGCGCTCGACGAGCCGAACGCCGATCTCGGGCTCGACGAGGGCTACCGGACCGCCGCGGACCGCCCGAGCGTGGTGACGCGCCACGGCACCACGGGGCGCGAACAGAGCGAGGGCCAGTCGCTCGAAGAACGACTCGCCCAGGAGGTGCCGGAGATCGGCGACGCGCCCCGCGCGCCGTTCCTCCTCGACGAGGACGGCGTCGGTCGGCTGGTCTCCGTGACGGAGGCGGGCTCGCGGCGCAACACCGACGTGATGGGCTTCGACGCGGGCGACGACGCGGGGGAGGAGTCCGCCGAGGAGGCGGCCATGCACGTGGTCGGACGCAACGTGGCCGCCGGGACCTCGGAGAGCCGGCACCACATCCTGCCCTGGGAGGACTCCCCGGAGACGGAGGAGGAGACGGAGACGGAGACGGCAACGGCAACGGAGGCGGAGCCCACTGGCTGA